The Panacibacter microcysteis DNA window ACATGATATTATTTACCTGGAAAAATGGATGATACGCGAAGGAAGCTGGTACCAGCGGTTTGGTAACCTGTACAGGAGATGGAATGTGCCGAAGATTGCCGACCGTGCTGAAATGATCATTACTGTAAGCGACTATGAAAGAGAACGTATTATAGACGGGCTGCATATAAAGCCCGAAAGAGTGCGAACAATTTATAATGCTTGCGGCACGCACTTTACGCCTGAGCGCGATAGCGTAAAGCTGAAAGCGTTTAAGGAGAAAATGAAGTTGCCCGACAGGTTTATTTTATTCCTCGGTAATACCGACCCCAAGAAAAATTTGCCGAATGTAATAAGGGCGCTGGGCATCATTCATAGTAAGGGCAAACTCGATTTTAAACTGGTAATGCCCGATTTTGGCCGCGATGGATTGCTGAATATCCTGAAGCAACAGCACAATGAACACCTGGTAGATCATATTATGCTTACGGGATATATTCCCAATAATGAATTGCCCGATCTGTACCGGCTTGCAGAAATATTCCTCTATCCGTCATTGCGCGAAAGCTTTGGTATACCTATTCTTGAGGCGATGGCATGTGGCACGCCGGTTATAACCAGCAATACTTCTGCCATGCCCGAAGTAGCCGGTAAAGATGCATTGCTGGTAGACCCGCTGAAAGCAGAACAGATAGCAGAAACCATACTACAGTTGCTGAATAATGATACATTAAGAAAAAATACTGTTGCATACGGTATACAAAGAGCAGCTTCTTTTTCCTGGAGCAAAACAGCAAAAGAAGTGGTCGATGTATACCACACACTCTCATAAGCGTTACATCTTTATGGGAATTTAAGCGCTTGTAGTGGTTGCTACTACAGTCGCTGTGGCTTTACGCTTCTAATTTCGTAATAATAAATCCTTTATATGAAAAGACAATTACTGTGCGCCATGGCTTGTGTGGCACTTATGGCATCCTGCAAGAAGACTGATAATGCTCCGCAGGAGCCTGTCGACCCTGTTGAAACAAACCCCATTGCTCCCGACGGCTTCAACTTTACAACATCAAAAGAAGTAAGTGTAAACGTTGCACTTAAAACAAATGATGATAAGCCACTAAGCGGAGTACTGGTAAACTTTTACAGTACAACAAATGTGAAGAGTGCGCTGTTTACCGCGTTGAGCGATGCCAATGGAAACATTGCAGCAAAGATCGTGGTACCTGCTTATATGGATACTGTATTGATCGATCCATCGTACATTGGCTTATTAAGAAATGCACTCGGTATCATCAATGGAAACAGTATCTCATGCACGATTGGTGGCAGCGAAGGTTACAGCGGAGACATCAAAGCGAATGAAACCAACATCGGCGATCAGCTTGTAGCAAGTACTTTGTCATACGATCATTCAGTTACCGGTAAAGAAAGTGGTATCACCTATAGCTACCTCGGCGGCTATGACAACAATGGCAGGCCGGATAACCGCGAAGCATCAGCTGCTATTTCTGCTGAACTATTGTCCTTCATCAATGCATCTTTACCTGAGCAAAAACCTGTTCCTACCTACCACCCGGATTTCTTAACTGAAAGCGCTGCAACCAACCTCAGCATCGAAAAGCTTTCAGATGTTTGGGTTACGTTTGTGCACGAAGGTGCAGGGTATTACAATTCACTCGGCTATTACACGTACAAAACGGCCAATCCGCCAAAATCTTTAAGTGATATCGATGCAATTAAGATCGCTATACCCAATGCATCGCTTTCCGGTTCGGGTGGTGCTATGCGTTCGGGCGATAAAATCAAAATCGGCAGATTCGATGCGGGTACATCTATTGGGTTTGTGTTGCTGCAAAATGCATGGAACAGCAGTACAAGAAAAGTAAACACAGATGCCACCAAGTTTTTTGGCGATGATTTGCTCAACAATGAAAAAGCAGGCTACAAAAGGCATACGGTGTTGTTGTACGATGATAAAAACAAACTGTTTTTACAGGGCTTCGAAGATCTTCAGCGCGACAATGGCAGTTCTGATAATGATTTTAACGATCTTATTTTTTATGCAACATCCAATCCTGTAGATGGTATTTCTGTAGATAAAGTAAATCCCATCGATAAGCCGATCGATTCAGATGGCGACGGCGTTACAGATGTGTATGATAAATTTCCAAATGATGCTACCAAAGCATACATCCAGTATTTCCCTTCCAAAGATGTTTGGGGCACACTTGCATTTGAAGATCTGTGGCCTTCTACAGGAGATTATGATCTTAACGACCTCGTGGTTAATTACCAGTACACGTTTATCAATAATGCACTGAACAAAACCGTACAGATAAATGCCGACTATACCATCAAAGGCCTTGGCGCAACAAAGAAAAATGGTTTCGCTGTGCAGTTCCCATTTACACAGGATAAAGTAAAATCTGTTACAGGGCAGGTACTCAAAGCGGGTTACATTAAGCAAAATGTAAATGGTACAGAAGCAGGGCAGAAGAATGCAGTGATCGTTCCTTTTGATGATCCCAAATCAATGGTTTCAGATCTTTATGTAAACACTACCATTGGCGGGCCGTATGCCAAGAGCGATACAGCACATGTTGTTGTTACGCTTGCAAGCGCGCTTACTGCGGCCGAGCTTGGCAGCGGGCCTTTTAACCCTTTCATTATTCTTAGCCAGCAAAGAGGTTACGAAGTGCATTTGCCCGGTAAACTTCCAACAGATCTTGCAGATGCAAAATTGTTTGGTACAGGAGAAGACCGTACATCTGCTGCCAAAGCAAAATATTATCTCACGGCAAACAACTGGCCATGGGCACTAAGTTTTGTAGAAGATTTCGAATATCCTTCAGAAGGTAACAACATTTCCAAAGTTTACAACTACTTTCTTAAGTGGGCAGAAACCGGCGGCATGCAAAATGTAGATTGGTACAAAAATGTATCAGGCAACAGGAAGAACGATCTTATCTATAAACACTAACCACTTATAACAACTCAGGAAGCCGCTTTTAATGAGCGGCTTTTTTTGTGTGTACCCAACACCGGTTTGTTATGGCATCGTTCCTTGCGTCGCACTCTTGTACGGCATATCTTTATGCAGCACTTGCGGGTACCGTCACGTTACAATTGGTTACACGTGGTAAAAAGAAGGTCATTAAAAAGATCATCCGCTGTTTTTATAGCTACATGAATACTGCACATGAGCAATGTATTGTCTGTAAGAGAAATTACGCATAACGATGTGCCATTAATAACGAACTACTGGCTTACAGCTTCAGCTTCGCATCTGAATGCTATGGGAGTAGATGTATATAAAATGCCCTCCGCAGCAGAATGGAAGAAAATGTTGTATGACCAGTTAAACCAGCCTTACAAGCAAAAGAAAGCGTACTGCATCATCTGGCTTATAGATGGTGTGCCTGTTGGTCATTCCAACATCAACAAAATACAATTTGGGAAAGAAGCGTATATGCACCTGCATCTGTGGAATGTTTCCACAAGGGCAAAAGGTAGTGGTGTGCGTTTTATACAAATGTCTTTGCCTTATTACTTTAAAAATTATCAGCTCGATACATTATACTGCGAGCCGTATGCTTTAAATCCTGCTCCCAATAAAACATTACCCAAAGCAGGCTTTGATTTCGTAAAGCAATACCGTACTATACCTGGCTTTTTAAATGCTGAGCAGGAAGTAAATCTGTGGCAGTTAACAAAAGAAGCATATGTAAGATTGTACAAACGCTAACGTTATGTTGTGGCAATATTCACCACTTTTAATACCGGCTCTTTTGTTTCCTTTACAATGCCCAGTAAATACCTGTTGGTGAAGCTCCATTTTTGTATCAGCCAAACTAAAGTAAGAATTGTAGCAAGCGTTAAAAGTCCTACACCAAAACCCTGCAGGTTGGTTGCGTGTTTTTTCTCAGGGTCACCAATTATTCTGTAGATAATAAAAATGATCATTGGGTGGTATAAGTAAATACCAAGCGATTGTTTATTGGTAAGCAATATCAGCTTGTTTTGAAACCAGTTTTGTGGCGCCGCATAGATCAGCAGGAACAATACGAGGCTGCTATTGAATATCATGTAAGGTATTACAGTTGCTAAGTCTGGTACATGGCTGTAAACAAATACAACGATCGAAGTGAAAGCAATAACAATGGTGGCAAGCAAAAAAAGCGGGTGCGGGAAAAACTTTACCAGCTCATTTCTCAAACTAAAACCTGTAAGAAAGAAAAACAGGTAGGCATAAAGTCTTTTTTCTCCAAACCAATACAATGGTTGTTCAGAAACGGGCAACTGGTTATCCCTGTAAAAGATGTACCAGCAAATCGTAATACAACCGGTTAAAAATACTAAAGGCTTTACGGGTATTTTAAACCTCGTTACAACATAACATAGCATTGCGCCCATAAAATATGCTGGTACATACCATAGATGAAAGAAAGGGTAAAGCAAATCTGTTGGGGTCAGTTCATATAAGGACCTGCCGCGTAAACTAAAAGGCAGGTATAACAAAGATGCAATAAGCCATGGTATAAATAAGCGCTGCGTCAGCCTTTTCAGGTAACTGCGCAAACCATATTTAAAAGCAGATGCCTTAAGCAGGTAACCGCTTACAGCCAGGAATACCGGCATGTGAAAAAAGTAATTGAAGTACAACAACATTCCATCCGGTAAAGAGTGCGTGAAGATCACCAGTAATATCAATGTGCCCTTTGCAGCATTTAAGCCAGGGTATACTTTACCAATGCCGCTGCCTTGTACCGCATACAATTGCTTAATGTATTTATACATGTAAGAGTTGTTTTTGTGTCTGGTAAATCTTCTCCACACAGGCCTGCCAGGTATGCGCCTTCGCAAAGCTGATTGCTTCAGAAGCGCCTGCAGCAGATTGCTCATTCAGTGCTGCTTCTATTGCTGATATATACCCGCTTACACCTTTCGCAAGGTGCACATGCGGCAAAAACATTTGCATGGCTGGTGTATCTGTAGCAACGGTCGGTTTACCCATCGCAAGATATTCATCTATTTTTCTTGGGTAATTGCCTACTGTTAAAGGATTAATAAGTTGCGGATTCAGGCATACATCCAGGTGTTGCATGTAAGCGGGCAGATCTTCGGGTTTTTTAGCGCCAAGAAAATGAACATTTTTCATGGCATGTAACCTGCTTTGCTGAAACATGATCTCTTCGGGACCTATGAACACGAAGTGCCATTCCGGCTTTTTCATTGCCAGCTCTTCGAGTAAAGCAATATCCAGTCTTTCGCCGGTAAGAAAACCAATGTAGCCAATCCTTGGATGTGGTATGCTCTTATATTGATCAGGTAAAGTGTAATGTTTCTTTGCATCGTATATCTCCAGCTCACAACCCTGGCCTATATCAATGCTAAGGCTATGGTGTTTTCGTGCATATTCCGCCAGGTAAGAAGAGTTGGCGAAAACGGAATCTGCATGTTGTATTGTTTTTGGTTCAATCCTGCTGCCATGAAATTTAAAATAAGGATGCTCGATCAGGTTGTCCCGTATGTAGTAAAAGTTAAGCAACGGCTGTAAATATTCTTTTGTATATAATCCGGTAAACATCTGGCTATCGTTGAATACTACGCATTTATTGGTTTGCCATCCCAGTTCATCTATTGCCTTTTTAAGACTTTTGAAAAATCTTTTTGCATTGCTTTTGTTCAGCATGTTATATAGTGTAACCTGCTTCAGCCAGTTGATGGAAATATTCACAGACGAAGGTGTATGCACCCAAAGGTTATCGGCCACCTGTATTGTGTTCGGGTACAAACCCAATGCAATGTGTAGCCGCTTTCTGCCTGCTGCAGTATTTACCGATAACAGTGACGTCTTAATGTCAATAGCCGGGTTAACATACATAACAGGCCTCGTTTTGCTGAATTCAACAGCAAGGTTGCGTGCATTACTGCCCAGGTTTAGTTTCCATTCCTGTTGGGCAATTACAATGTATGGTTCAACTTCTTTTAAAAACATCGCTTCGTTTTTTTGTTTTTAAACCTTGTTTAAATCCCCATATAAGTGCTATAATGGCGGGTATTGCAATAATATTCCACGGCATTGTTTAGTGTTTTATTTCACCATGCGGTGT harbors:
- a CDS encoding glycosyltransferase family 4 protein, which translates into the protein MRIGIEAQRIFRPKKHGMDIVILEVLKQLQHLQSADEFFVYAQPDSDTKTLTNGHNINLQMAGPASYPVWEQKVLPASVKKDKVKLLHCTSNTAPVTVKVPLVVTIHDIIYLEKWMIREGSWYQRFGNLYRRWNVPKIADRAEMIITVSDYERERIIDGLHIKPERVRTIYNACGTHFTPERDSVKLKAFKEKMKLPDRFILFLGNTDPKKNLPNVIRALGIIHSKGKLDFKLVMPDFGRDGLLNILKQQHNEHLVDHIMLTGYIPNNELPDLYRLAEIFLYPSLRESFGIPILEAMACGTPVITSNTSAMPEVAGKDALLVDPLKAEQIAETILQLLNNDTLRKNTVAYGIQRAASFSWSKTAKEVVDVYHTLS
- a CDS encoding LruC domain-containing protein is translated as MKRQLLCAMACVALMASCKKTDNAPQEPVDPVETNPIAPDGFNFTTSKEVSVNVALKTNDDKPLSGVLVNFYSTTNVKSALFTALSDANGNIAAKIVVPAYMDTVLIDPSYIGLLRNALGIINGNSISCTIGGSEGYSGDIKANETNIGDQLVASTLSYDHSVTGKESGITYSYLGGYDNNGRPDNREASAAISAELLSFINASLPEQKPVPTYHPDFLTESAATNLSIEKLSDVWVTFVHEGAGYYNSLGYYTYKTANPPKSLSDIDAIKIAIPNASLSGSGGAMRSGDKIKIGRFDAGTSIGFVLLQNAWNSSTRKVNTDATKFFGDDLLNNEKAGYKRHTVLLYDDKNKLFLQGFEDLQRDNGSSDNDFNDLIFYATSNPVDGISVDKVNPIDKPIDSDGDGVTDVYDKFPNDATKAYIQYFPSKDVWGTLAFEDLWPSTGDYDLNDLVVNYQYTFINNALNKTVQINADYTIKGLGATKKNGFAVQFPFTQDKVKSVTGQVLKAGYIKQNVNGTEAGQKNAVIVPFDDPKSMVSDLYVNTTIGGPYAKSDTAHVVVTLASALTAAELGSGPFNPFIILSQQRGYEVHLPGKLPTDLADAKLFGTGEDRTSAAKAKYYLTANNWPWALSFVEDFEYPSEGNNISKVYNYFLKWAETGGMQNVDWYKNVSGNRKNDLIYKH
- a CDS encoding GNAT family N-acetyltransferase, translated to MSNVLSVREITHNDVPLITNYWLTASASHLNAMGVDVYKMPSAAEWKKMLYDQLNQPYKQKKAYCIIWLIDGVPVGHSNINKIQFGKEAYMHLHLWNVSTRAKGSGVRFIQMSLPYYFKNYQLDTLYCEPYALNPAPNKTLPKAGFDFVKQYRTIPGFLNAEQEVNLWQLTKEAYVRLYKR
- a CDS encoding acyltransferase family protein, producing the protein MYKYIKQLYAVQGSGIGKVYPGLNAAKGTLILLVIFTHSLPDGMLLYFNYFFHMPVFLAVSGYLLKASAFKYGLRSYLKRLTQRLFIPWLIASLLYLPFSLRGRSLYELTPTDLLYPFFHLWYVPAYFMGAMLCYVVTRFKIPVKPLVFLTGCITICWYIFYRDNQLPVSEQPLYWFGEKRLYAYLFFFLTGFSLRNELVKFFPHPLFLLATIVIAFTSIVVFVYSHVPDLATVIPYMIFNSSLVLFLLIYAAPQNWFQNKLILLTNKQSLGIYLYHPMIIFIIYRIIGDPEKKHATNLQGFGVGLLTLATILTLVWLIQKWSFTNRYLLGIVKETKEPVLKVVNIATT
- a CDS encoding glycosyltransferase — its product is MFLKEVEPYIVIAQQEWKLNLGSNARNLAVEFSKTRPVMYVNPAIDIKTSLLSVNTAAGRKRLHIALGLYPNTIQVADNLWVHTPSSVNISINWLKQVTLYNMLNKSNAKRFFKSLKKAIDELGWQTNKCVVFNDSQMFTGLYTKEYLQPLLNFYYIRDNLIEHPYFKFHGSRIEPKTIQHADSVFANSSYLAEYARKHHSLSIDIGQGCELEIYDAKKHYTLPDQYKSIPHPRIGYIGFLTGERLDIALLEELAMKKPEWHFVFIGPEEIMFQQSRLHAMKNVHFLGAKKPEDLPAYMQHLDVCLNPQLINPLTVGNYPRKIDEYLAMGKPTVATDTPAMQMFLPHVHLAKGVSGYISAIEAALNEQSAAGASEAISFAKAHTWQACVEKIYQTQKQLLHV